ACTGTATGCTGTTTTATTAGATTTTTATCACGAGAAAAATTATCCAATAAATGATGTTTTTGCTGAAATTTTAAAGTTTGACTTCTTAACTAATAACAAAAATCCACTACCTTCTTTTTTACCTGAATTGGAGCATGAGGATTTCAAAAACATTCGGTATAATTTTCTAAAGGATAATGAAAATGTTACCAAATACTTACCTGAACATGTTGGACAACCTGCTAAAACTATTTTAAAAAATGTTCGTTTTGAGCTCTTTAGATATGATGTTTTAAAAATTATAGCTAATCTAACTGATAAAAATATTATGAAAAAGCCAACTGTTATTTTATTTGATTATAGTAATAAAAATCCAATAACTAATGAATACCATTTTTCAAGGTTATCTCTTCCAGGACTTTTCTAGCTTTTGATTATATAAGTGCATCTCTAATATATATGTTTTAGAGATGTACTTATATATATCAACTAATTCAAATGATGAAAACTTATTCACACTTAAATATGCTTTTTAAGAATACTTTGTAACAATTTATTGTAAAATTTTATCCCTTCTGCTTATTTCAAATAAACGGGTTATAGCCTCACATTAATATAAGTACAAGTAAATTAGTAATTAGTTTTCTCTTTTTTCTTTTCCAATTGTAAAATAAATAAGTATTAACGCAATAATTGTTATAGCTAATCGCAACCAATTATTGTAAATATTAATTATATCATAGCTAACAAGTGCTTCTAGAGCTATAGATGGAGCCTTTCCAATCATAGTTGCAACAGTGAATATCTTACCATTAACATTACTTATTGAGGCTGCTAGTGTCACAAATCCTGATGGTATAAATGGAATTACTCTTCCTTCAAATATTAATAGGCCAGCCTTTTTCCCTTCACTATTAACTATCTGCGAAAGTAATATATATTTATCTGTAAATTTCTCTATCTTCTTCTTAAAACCTAATCTATAAACAGTAAAAGTTATACAGGCTCCTATTGTTTCTCCTAACAAAGATATCAGAAACCCTTTAACAGGTCCAAAGAAAATTATGTTAGCTCCAGTTACAAATACTGAAGGTAATACCCCCGCTAAAGAAATTGCTATACTTATTAAAAGACTTATAGGAACTGCTATAAAGCTGTTATTTTCAAATAACTCAAGTATAATATTTATATCAAACATTGCTTTATCCTTTTTAACATATTATTTAACTGTTTTTTAGGTATATCCATCTCTAACCTTTCATAAGGAGACAATATCATATGCTAAACGGCGGTTTAAATATATTAGCAACCCGTATGCCGTTTTATACCTTGAATTTATGAATTATTTGTTGCAGTTCTTCAGCTATAGTAGCAAGACTCTCACCCGAATTAGAAATTTCTTCGATACTAGCAGCCTGTTCTTCCATCGATGCTGATGCTTCTTGGGTTCCAGCTGCATTTTCTTCTGAAATTGCTGATAAATTCTGCATTAATTCAATGATCTTATTCTTATTATCAGTCATTAATTCTGATGAGATATTTAACCTTTTAATAATATCTTCGACTGAATCTATTGCATCTGCAATAAGTTTAAACTTATCTTCAGTATCTTTTACACTCTTTGATTGAGAATCGACAATACCTTTTACTTTTTGCATAGTACTTACTGCACCATCTGATTTTATTTTTAATTCATCAATTACTACTTTAATATCATTTGTAAAGCTATTCGATTGCTCAGCCAATTTTCTGATTTCTTCAGCAACAACCGAAAATCCTCTCCCAGCTTCACCTGCTCTAGCAGCTTCTATAGCTGCATTTAGAGCTAAAAGATTAGTCTGATCTGCTATACTCTGAATCATTTCACTAGCACTTTCAATTTTTTCTGCACTTTGATTGTTGCTAAGAATAATTTCATAAATTGTTTGCGTTGCTTCACTATTTTGATTCGTTTTAAGTACAAGCTCTTTTAAAATATCATACCCTTCTTCTTTTTGCTTATATATTTCCTGTGATGCTTTATTTAGATCATGTATGTATTGTTCATTTTTTTCTAAATAATTACCCATTTCATCTATATTATTAGCAGATGTTTCTGTATCAATGGCTTGATTATTTGCCCCTTTAGCAATCTCTTCAATGGTTTTTACTACTCCTTCTGCTGATGATGCAGCCTGCTGTGATGTTGCCGTTAGTTCCTCAGATGATGCAGCTACTTGTTCAGCTGTATCAGAGGTTTTTATAATAAACTCTCTTATGTTATCTTCCATTATTTTAAACGCATTTGCCATAATACCTATTTCGTCTTTTCGTTTAATATACTTTAAAACTTCTAATTGTCCATCAATTCTAAAATCAAGATTAGCTTTTTTATTGATTATATTTGTTAGTGCAGAAATCGGTTTAGCTATTGAAGTACCAATAAAATAACTTATTACAGAAGAAATAGATAAAATAATTATTACTAAAAGTATAACGGATTTAATTATTGATGTTATTCCATTATTAATTATGTTCTGAATATTATCTATAGGTTTACCAACAAAATAAATCCCAATAACTTCATTATTTTCAGTTATAGGCACATATTGAGTAACATATTGTTTACCAAGTATTTCAGCTTCTCCAAAATATACATTTCCCTTAGATATTTCTTCATAAGCTTTACCTTTAGGATCTAAATTTGTACCTACAACACGTTCACCCTTCTCATCTCTAATAGTCGTTAAAATTCTTTTGTAATCATTTCCATTTTTACTAAATACAGTAGCTACTACATCCATTCCTTGCGATAGCTCATCAATATAAGCAAATCTACCATCAATAGGGTTACCATTTTCATCAACTAATCTTCCATCTGTTGACATCTTAAATTCTCCAAACTCTTCTACTAAATATACTTTAAGCATATTGTAAGCACTTCTTAATTGTTCTTCATACAATTCATGTATTATATTTTCAGTTGTTTTAAAACTACTTTTAAGTCCTATGCCTACAGTAGATATAGAAGATACTATTACCAATAAAAGAATTAAAATAATTAATTTATTTTTTATACTTTTCAAGCATAACTCCCCCTTGAAGACATAATTGTCCTAAAACTTAATTTGGTTTTAAAACATTTTAAGATCTTAAACATAAATAAACATATAATTTTAAATTTTAAAAAATTGTTACATTATTTTACTAGTTAAATAATATTATATTATGAAAAATTCATTGTCAACTTAATTATTAATTTAAATAAAAATTTAATTTTTACGTATAATCTATAATCATACCTCTGTTTGTTATACGTAGCAATATATTGCGTATATATGCAAAAAGCACCTACCCAACGGATAAATGCTCTTTAAATTCATCTATTATCTGTTTTATTCTTTTTATTCTTTTTGAATAGGTTAATATTTGAAATTACGTAAGATAATCACTATCTTTATTCATATACAAATACATTTCCTGTGTTATTATTAAAAAATTCTTCTAATTCTTCTTTCAACATTTTTTCTGCCTTTTCTCCTGTGCAATGAGAAACCCCTACTAGTTTAATCTTCTTTTCTTTTAAATAGGAAATAACCCTTTTAATCTTTTCTTCATCAGAGTTAACTAAATGAGTACCTCCTATAACACCATAAATATTCATATTTATTCTTTCTGAAATTGTATCTAAAATATTTACAATACCTACATGAGAACAGCCAACTATAACAAACAAACCTTTTTCGGTTTTTATACCAAGAGCAATTTCATCAAGAAACTTATCCATTATGTAATTACCATTTTCTTTTATAACCATTTTTTCATCTAAATTGGCATACTCAGTATCTACTTTAAAATTAGTAAATACCATTACATTTTCCGAAATAAAAGTTATATCTTCATTTATAAAATCTACATCAATTTTACTTTTTTCTAAATAACGCTTGTCAAAAGAACTGCCTATAAATTTATATTTTCCTTCTTCTATTGATTTGTATTTTTCCTTAAAGAAGTTTTCTCCTATAAAGAGTTTAAACTTAGAATTAAATTTTTCTACTAACTTTGGTAACCCTCCAGTATGATCATAATGACCATGACTTATTAAAACATAATCTATTTTATTTAAATCTATATTTAATTTTTCTGCATTATCAATAAAATTTTCACTTTGTCCTGTGTCAAATAAAATATTTATTCCCTTAACTTCAATAAATATTGATAATCCATGTTCAGTATCTAAAGGTAGTTTGTCTTTTAAATTATTTTCAATTAAAGTAGTTATTTTAAATTTCAGAAGAACTCCTCCTAACTTCAGGTTTATACCTAGCCGTTGTATTATTTGTCCATAGACCTCTTCTAATAATTATAATCTAGCAACTATTTAAAACTCTAATGGGAGTTTAATTAGCTATTGTCTTACGGATTTGTTCCAATGCATGAAGCCCATCCATATCCTACTCTATTTTTCTCGTAAAATTTCCTCGAGTGTATCTACTGCAGCTTCAATTAAATCAGGGCAAATTTTCTTAAATAAATTATTTTCTTTAGCATATCTTAATCCCTCTTGTGTACTTAAATCACATCCTAATAACTCTCGACATTTAAGTGAACCTACTTTATCTTGATAAATACGGGCAAACTCTCTTATAACTTTATTAGTTTTTCCTTTAGACGTAGTATCATTAACACTTATTTTTCCATATTTCAAACCAATAACCATAAATCCAGCTGTTACCACCCCACAGGTTTCACCTAATTGACCCATTCCTCCCCCAAAACCACCGGCAACTTTCAAAGCTGTTATTTGATCTAAATTGAAATCAGAAGCAAACGCACACAATACAGATTGAGAACAGGAAAATCCTTGGTTAAAAAGAGCTAAGGCTTGTTCTTTTTTATTCACATTATCCCCCCTTTAGGTGATTAAGTAACCATGCTAGGTTAAATTCACCACCTTGTATGGCTTCTCGTTATATTTCTCGTTTAGTTCCATCCATTTCATTAACATCTAATGCTTATAAAATATCGATGCTAAACTTTCAAACTCTTTTTGAACCCTTCAAAAACCGTTCCTTTGTGTCCTATTTTATTCATCAAGCATACTTGAAGCAATTTCAAATTCTTTTTGACTCTCTTGATATTTCTTTTCTTTAGGAGGAAAGGATTTATCGAATTCTTCAATTTCTTCTTCAGTAACATCAAGTACAGCAGAAAAAACTGCATGACCAGAAATATTATCTAATGCACCTTCATAAAGTGGCAATACTAATAAACCCTTATAAAACTTTCCATCAGGCATGGATATATTATATTTTTTCCCCCCCTAAAAATCTATATGGTTCATAATGATATGGATATCCTAATGTTAAAATAGCACGATATCCCTTTTCTTTTGCGACATTGATAGAATAAGTTATTAACTCTCTTCCAAGTCCTTTCCTATGAAAATTTGGAGATATAAAAACAGGTCCAAAACTAATTGTTTTATATTCTTTATTATCTTTTGATACTATTTTTGAATGAGTATAGAATATACCACCTACAATCTTGTCATCTGCTTCGATTACAAATGAGAGTTCTTTTATAAAATCTTTGTGTTCTCTCATTTTGTGAACAACAAAATGTTCATGACCTCCAGGAAAGTACAAATTCCAAAAGGCTTCCCTTGCAATTTCTTCAACTATTTTATAATCTTCTGGATTTTCGTTTCTTATTATTATATTCATAAAAAATTCTCCTTTTTACTTTTATACTACACGTTCTTCTATTTAACAGGTAAGTCTTATGCTATAATTCTAATTTGTGATAAATATTGTCTAACTCAACCCCATATCCTTATACCCTATATAAGTTTTATGATACCACCCAGTTAATTTCATATTGATTTAACATATCATTCCACTCATTTGGTACTTCTTTATTAGAAACAATAACATTGACTTCATTAAGTTCTGATATTTTATAAAAGTTTCTTACTCCTATTTTAGAGTAATCTACAACTACTATAACTTCCTTTGAATTTTCCATTATCTTTTTTGGTAAATTAGCTTCGTTTACATTATAGCCCGTTAATCCATTTTGCAAACTAATTCCTCCAACTGCTATAAATGCCTTATCTATATAAAAATTTTCTAATATATTTTCACTTATAGGCCCAAAACACGACAATTGATTGGTGTCTATTTCTCCACCTAAAAATATTATATTACCATCAAACATTTTATTGTTTTTTAAATCTATCATAATATTAAGACCTGCCACATTATTAAGTAACATAGTAATATTTTTCTTATCTTTTAAATGATACAGTATTTCACAAGTAGTAGTTCCAGTATCTATAGCTATTACATCTGACATGATAAACTAAAGTTGTAACACCACATAGAAATAATATATTATAATATTTAAGAAAGTGGTGATACAAAAATGAGTAAAAAAATATATGAAAAATCCTTTAAAGAGAAATTAGTAAAATTACATCTTGAAGAAGGCAGATCTATTGCCAGTTTAACTAAAGAATATGGCCTTGGACAAGGCTCTTTAAATATATGGATTAAAAACTATCGCAAAGAATGCATCCAAACAGAAATAGGAACAAAGGATTTAGAATTACTTGATAAAATTAGAAAATTAGAACGTGAAAACAAAGAACTAGAAAAGGAAAATAATTTTTTAAAAAAGGCAGCAGCATTCTTTTCCAAGGAAATAGACGATTAATCTATATATTTATTGATAAAAACAAAGATGAATTTGGGGTTAGATGCTTATTAAATCGTTTTAAAATATATCCAAACGCTTATCTAAAATGGGACATGAATTCAGCCAATTAACTGTTCATAAATACATGAAGGAACTAGGTTTGAAATCCATTACCTTTAAAAGAAAACCTGCTTATATTAAAGGCAAAGCACATAAAGTTTTTGAAAACCTACTAAAGCAAGATTTTACAGCACAAAAGATAAATACTAAATGGTGTACCGATTTCACCTATATACACCTTTTTAATGGTAGTTTAAGGTATAATTGTTCAATTCTTGATTTGTATGATCGTAGTATTGTTGCCACTAAAACTACAAATTACATAACTGCTGATCTAGCAATAGAAACATTAAATGAAGCTTTAGCAAATAATAAACCTGAAGAAAACTTGATACTCCACAGCGATCAGGGAGTACAATATACATCAAAAGCATTTACTGAATATTGTAAGAATAAAAAAATCAGACAATCTATGAGTACGGCAGGTTGTCCCTATGATAATTCACCTATGGAATCCTTTTTTGGTAAATTAAGAAATGAACATATTAAGCATTTTGACATTAAAAATGATAATCATTTAAATTTTCTAATTAATGATTATATTTATGGATATTATCATCATATCAGACCACATAGTGCCTTAGGTGGTAAAACCCCTTTTGAAATGAGGTTTACATAATTTATTCTATTAGGTGTTACAATTTTGCTTGACCAGGTCAATATCTACTAATATAATAAACATAAAAAATAACTGAACCCTTATTACTTACAAAAGTTTCAGTCATTTTTATTACTTACCATATTAATTTCATCCATACTTTTTTAATTATATTAATTCTCAAATTCTACTTAAATTGAACCTATTTAATCTTTACTACAGCATCGATGTCCTCTATATGGACAGTGATTTTGTATTTTCCAGAAATGAATCTATATAACGTGCAAAATCTGTCCCTGCTTCATAAAGGCCACCGTCCTTT
Above is a genomic segment from Desulfonispora thiosulfatigenes DSM 11270 containing:
- a CDS encoding TVP38/TMEM64 family protein — encoded protein: MFDINIILELFENNSFIAVPISLLISIAISLAGVLPSVFVTGANIIFFGPVKGFLISLLGETIGACITFTVYRLGFKKKIEKFTDKYILLSQIVNSEGKKAGLLIFEGRVIPFIPSGFVTLAASISNVNGKIFTVATMIGKAPSIALEALVSYDIINIYNNWLRLAITIIALILIYFTIGKEKREN
- a CDS encoding methyl-accepting chemotaxis protein, coding for MKSIKNKLIILILLLVIVSSISTVGIGLKSSFKTTENIIHELYEEQLRSAYNMLKVYLVEEFGEFKMSTDGRLVDENGNPIDGRFAYIDELSQGMDVVATVFSKNGNDYKRILTTIRDEKGERVVGTNLDPKGKAYEEISKGNVYFGEAEILGKQYVTQYVPITENNEVIGIYFVGKPIDNIQNIINNGITSIIKSVILLVIIILSISSVISYFIGTSIAKPISALTNIINKKANLDFRIDGQLEVLKYIKRKDEIGIMANAFKIMEDNIREFIIKTSDTAEQVAASSEELTATSQQAASSAEGVVKTIEEIAKGANNQAIDTETSANNIDEMGNYLEKNEQYIHDLNKASQEIYKQKEEGYDILKELVLKTNQNSEATQTIYEIILSNNQSAEKIESASEMIQSIADQTNLLALNAAIEAARAGEAGRGFSVVAEEIRKLAEQSNSFTNDIKVVIDELKIKSDGAVSTMQKVKGIVDSQSKSVKDTEDKFKLIADAIDSVEDIIKRLNISSELMTDNKNKIIELMQNLSAISEENAAGTQEASASMEEQAASIEEISNSGESLATIAEELQQIIHKFKV
- a CDS encoding MBL fold metallo-hydrolase, with translation MVFTNFKVDTEYANLDEKMVIKENGNYIMDKFLDEIALGIKTEKGLFVIVGCSHVGIVNILDTISERINMNIYGVIGGTHLVNSDEEKIKRVISYLKEKKIKLVGVSHCTGEKAEKMLKEELEEFFNNNTGNVFVYE
- a CDS encoding C-GCAxxG-C-C family protein, whose protein sequence is MNKKEQALALFNQGFSCSQSVLCAFASDFNLDQITALKVAGGFGGGMGQLGETCGVVTAGFMVIGLKYGKISVNDTTSKGKTNKVIREFARIYQDKVGSLKCRELLGCDLSTQEGLRYAKENNLFKKICPDLIEAAVDTLEEILREK
- a CDS encoding GNAT family N-acetyltransferase, yielding MNIIIRNENPEDYKIVEEIAREAFWNLYFPGGHEHFVVHKMREHKDFIKELSFVIEADDKIVGGIFYTHSKIVSKDNKEYKTISFGPVFISPNFHRKGLGRELITYSINVAKEKGYRAILTLGYPYHYEPYRFLGGEKI
- a CDS encoding DeoR/GlpR family DNA-binding transcription regulator, whose translation is MSDVIAIDTGTTTCEILYHLKDKKNITMLLNNVAGLNIMIDLKNNKMFDGNIIFLGGEIDTNQLSCFGPISENILENFYIDKAFIAVGGISLQNGLTGYNVNEANLPKKIMENSKEVIVVVDYSKIGVRNFYKISELNEVNVIVSNKEVPNEWNDMLNQYEINWVVS